The Acidobacteriota bacterium region CCGCCTGCGGTAGAAAAGTCCGCCTTTCCGCTCGCGATCACGAACAGAATCGCCGCCCCGGCGATGGCGCCGAGCACCTGCGCGACGATATACGGCACGATTTGATTCGCCGGAAATCGTTTGCCGGCCCAGAGGCCCAATGTAACGGCGGGATTCAGATGACAACCGGAAATATGGCCGATGGCAAAAGCCATCGTCAACACGGTTAATCCGAAAGCCAGCGAGACTCCTGCGAGTCCGATTCCGACATTCGGAAAAGCCGCGGCCAGAACTGCACTGCCGCAGCCGCCCAAAACGAGCCAGAGTGTGCCAATGAATTCTGCAGAAAGTTTCTTGATCATATTGTCTCTCCTTAGGCCGTTAGATTTCTTGGGAATCGGATTAAAAAACCCGGCCAATCATAACAACAAACCTGAAAATGCCGTAATCCGGAGTAACTTACGAGCCGAAATGAAAATCGGCGTCCGTTGCGATGCGGACGCCGATCTTTATAACTCCGGAGCCGCGACGAGCCGGCATTCTGTTTTGCGTTCCGTAAATGGAGAGCACGAGCCAAGCCAATTCGAAAGCAGCGTCAAAGAGGGAATTCCCCGTAGTAGATCTCGTAACCCGGTCCGTAATGTCGCGAGAATTCCTCGGGCGTCTGCTTGACGACCTTTCGCTCGCTGTTCTTATATTGCCAGACGGTGTTCCCGACGAAGATCCCCATATGCTTGTTCTCGACGTTCGACATCGTATGACGGCGGATACTGATGTTGCCGGGCGCGATAACAAAAATGAACCCGCTGAGTATGCTCGCCGGCTTGTCGCCCCAACGGCCGACCCGCCTGCAACGCTCGAACACTTCCTGAACGCGAATACTCGCACTGTCGGCGCGGTCGCCTTGACCCGTCATTCCGCGGCACGTCGCCCCGAATCTCAAGCCGAGGATATGACACGCGAAATGAGCACAGTGGTTTTCGTTGTCATTATGAAAGCCGCATCCGCAAATCCGTGAGATATGCACACCGACGAACGCATCCAACTCCGTCGAACTCGGAGAACTCATATACGGATTCCTCTTCAATCAATCGCAAATCGGCAACCGCAAGTCGAAAAGCCGCCTGAAGGCGGAAAACCAAACTAATCCAACCGCTCAAAGATTCCGGCCGCGCCCATTCCGCCGCCGACGCACATCGTCACCATTCCGTAGCGTTTGCCCGTTCGTTTGAGTTCCTGAAGAAGCGTCGCCGTCAGTTTCGCGCCGGTGCAACCCAAGGGATGTCCGAGCGCGACCGCGCCGCCGTTGACGTTGACCTTCGACGGATCCATTTCAAGAACCTTCATCACGGAAAGTCCCTGCGCCGCAAAGGCTTCGTTGAGTTCGAAAATGTCGATCTGATCGAGTGTCAAACCGGCCATCTTGAGCGCTTTCGGGATCGCGTAAACCGGTCCGATCCCCATTTCTTCGGGCAAGCAACCAGCCGTCGCATACGATACCAGACGCGCCAGCGGCTTGAGCCCGAGCGAGGCCGCCTTTTCGGCCGACATCACGACCGTCGCCCCCGCGCCGTCCGACATTTGCGAAGCATTGCCGGCGGTCACCGTGCCTTTTGCGTGAAAGACCGGTTTGAGCTTTGCCAGTCCTTCGTAGGTCGCGTCGTATCGAACGCCTTCGTCGGTGTCGAAAACGACCTCCTTGCGAAGCACGCGGCCTTTCGCGTCGAGTTCGTCGACAAAGACGTTCATCGGCACGATCTCGTCTTTGAACTTGCCGCCCTTGATCGCGGCGGCCGCTTTCTGATGCGATTCGAACGAAAATTGATCGGCCTGCTCGCGCGTGATCTCGTACTTGCGAGCAAGATTCTCCGCGGTCAA contains the following coding sequences:
- a CDS encoding acetyl-CoA C-acyltransferase, which translates into the protein MKEAVIVSAVRTAIGKAPKGTLRNTRPDDMGAVAIKEAVKRVPGLNPAEIEDVIMGCAFPEAQQGMNVARTSMILAGLPVETSAMTVNRYCSSGLQTIALATDRIRTGGAEVIVAGGLETMSMIAMGGANFRPNPSLAENYPDYYLNMGLTAENLARKYEITREQADQFSFESHQKAAAAIKGGKFKDEIVPMNVFVDELDAKGRVLRKEVVFDTDEGVRYDATYEGLAKLKPVFHAKGTVTAGNASQMSDGAGATVVMSAEKAASLGLKPLARLVSYATAGCLPEEMGIGPVYAIPKALKMAGLTLDQIDIFELNEAFAAQGLSVMKVLEMDPSKVNVNGGAVALGHPLGCTGAKLTATLLQELKRTGKRYGMVTMCVGGGMGAAGIFERLD